In the Acidovorax sp. A79 genome, one interval contains:
- a CDS encoding TonB-dependent siderophore receptor, translating to MPSAVFPFPLNPCATALLLALGASAVTAQPATVQAPAATASAAAVRDYDLPAGPLGAALNRIARDAGLALTADAQLVEGRNAAPVRGRFDAHEALRRALAGSGLELRQATGGVFTLREASRPAAQAPRLSDAATLGAVTVTASAEAAPGDLPPAYAGGQVATGSRVGLLGQQSLMDTPFHITSYTAELMQDQQAITVADVLANDPSVRTVSYSLTNAAAGGDIFLIRGFSVQDSVLFDGIGGIATNRAVAVEAAERVEVLKGPNALLNGMAPGAGGAVGGAINLVPKRAGDVPLTRLTTTYLSRGNLGGHLDVGRRFGDDHQWGVRFNGIYRDGKTATEGQSVELGAAALAVDYRGSQLRASVDAGHQTMNNEAPQGAAGFGIDDAIAIPRPPRASHRIAQDWEFARSRSNYLLAKAEYDLTPDWTLSAAAGGSHTRSRYLATDVFVTSVQGDAQATTYFWPNWTNYRTLQGGLQGTVRAGELAHRIHLHASYLKKDSGFTAQYYGFDSFATNMYAPAATARPSIDGFSSRPPQTDSLQLPSVALSDTVSLWQDRLAVTLGARYQRVKVVKHDTTTGAGSTAYDEHAVTPALAAVFKLQPHVSLYGNYIEGLVQGDSAPLGTTNAGQVFPPVRTKQREVGVKADWGRFSTTASLFHIQKPSGLVASNGDGTFTYQVGAEQRNRGVELNVFGELARGTRLLGGVTFNDARLTKTEGGIYNGNAAPNVSRWQLNLGSDHDLAAVPGLTLSARMISSSAQQVDAANLRRIPGWTRWDIGARYKTQAWGRPLVLRAGVDNLFNRNYWSSGSGNWLYVGSPRTATLSATVDF from the coding sequence ATGCCCTCTGCAGTTTTCCCCTTTCCGCTGAACCCCTGCGCTACTGCGCTGCTGCTCGCGTTGGGCGCCTCTGCCGTGACCGCACAGCCAGCCACGGTGCAGGCCCCTGCGGCCACGGCCAGCGCTGCGGCAGTGCGCGACTACGACCTGCCCGCCGGGCCGCTGGGAGCAGCCCTCAACCGCATCGCGCGCGACGCGGGCCTGGCCCTCACCGCCGATGCGCAGTTGGTGGAAGGCCGCAACGCGGCGCCCGTGCGGGGCCGCTTCGATGCGCATGAGGCACTGCGCCGCGCGCTGGCAGGTTCGGGGCTGGAGCTGCGGCAGGCCACGGGCGGCGTCTTCACGCTGCGCGAGGCATCGCGCCCTGCAGCGCAGGCACCCCGGCTCAGCGATGCCGCCACCCTGGGCGCCGTCACCGTGACGGCCAGCGCCGAGGCAGCGCCCGGCGATTTGCCGCCCGCCTATGCCGGCGGCCAGGTTGCCACGGGCAGCCGGGTCGGCCTGCTGGGTCAGCAGAGCCTGATGGACACGCCGTTTCACATCACCAGCTACACGGCCGAACTCATGCAGGACCAGCAGGCGATCACCGTGGCCGATGTGCTGGCCAACGACCCGTCCGTGCGCACGGTGTCGTACAGCCTGACGAACGCTGCTGCGGGGGGCGACATCTTTCTGATCCGCGGCTTCTCGGTGCAGGACTCCGTGCTGTTCGACGGCATCGGCGGCATCGCCACCAACCGTGCCGTGGCGGTCGAAGCGGCCGAGCGCGTCGAGGTGCTCAAGGGCCCCAACGCGTTGCTCAACGGCATGGCGCCCGGGGCGGGCGGCGCGGTGGGCGGCGCCATCAACCTGGTGCCCAAGCGCGCGGGCGATGTGCCGCTGACACGCCTGACCACCACGTACCTGTCCAGAGGCAACCTGGGCGGCCACCTGGACGTGGGCCGCCGGTTCGGCGACGACCACCAGTGGGGTGTGCGCTTCAACGGCATCTACCGTGACGGGAAGACCGCCACCGAGGGCCAGTCCGTCGAGCTGGGGGCTGCGGCGCTGGCCGTGGACTACCGGGGCAGCCAGCTGCGGGCCTCGGTGGATGCCGGCCACCAGACGATGAACAACGAAGCGCCGCAAGGCGCCGCGGGCTTTGGCATCGACGACGCCATTGCCATCCCCAGGCCGCCCCGGGCCAGCCACCGCATCGCGCAGGACTGGGAGTTCGCCAGGTCGCGCAGCAACTACCTCCTGGCCAAAGCCGAGTACGACCTCACCCCGGACTGGACGCTCTCTGCAGCCGCGGGTGGCAGCCACACGCGGTCCCGCTACCTCGCCACCGACGTGTTCGTGACCAGCGTGCAGGGCGACGCGCAGGCCACCACGTACTTCTGGCCCAACTGGACGAACTACCGCACCCTGCAAGGCGGGCTGCAGGGCACGGTGCGTGCCGGCGAGCTTGCGCACCGCATCCACCTGCATGCGTCGTACCTGAAGAAGGACAGCGGCTTCACGGCGCAGTACTACGGCTTCGACAGCTTCGCCACGAACATGTATGCGCCCGCGGCCACCGCGCGTCCGTCCATCGACGGTTTCTCATCGCGGCCGCCCCAGACCGATTCCTTGCAGCTGCCGTCCGTGGCGTTGTCCGACACCGTCTCGCTGTGGCAAGACCGGCTGGCCGTCACGCTGGGTGCCCGCTACCAGCGCGTGAAGGTCGTCAAGCACGACACCACCACCGGGGCCGGCAGCACCGCGTACGACGAGCATGCGGTGACGCCGGCGCTGGCAGCGGTGTTCAAGCTACAGCCGCACGTGTCGCTCTACGGCAATTACATCGAAGGGCTGGTCCAGGGCGATTCAGCACCGCTGGGCACCACCAACGCCGGGCAGGTGTTTCCGCCGGTCCGCACGAAGCAGCGGGAGGTGGGCGTGAAGGCCGATTGGGGCCGCTTCAGCACCACGGCGAGCCTGTTCCACATCCAGAAGCCGAGCGGGCTGGTGGCGTCCAATGGCGATGGCACGTTCACCTACCAGGTCGGCGCGGAGCAGCGCAACCGCGGGGTCGAGCTCAATGTCTTTGGCGAGCTGGCCCGGGGCACGCGCCTGCTGGGCGGCGTGACCTTCAACGATGCCCGGCTGACCAAAACCGAAGGCGGCATCTACAACGGCAACGCCGCGCCGAACGTGTCGCGCTGGCAGCTGAACCTGGGCAGCGACCACGACCTGGCTGCCGTGCCAGGGCTGACGCTGTCGGCCCGCATGATCTCCAGCAGCGCGCAGCAGGTGGACGCCGCCAACCTGCGGCGCATTCCGGGCTGGACGCGCTGGGACATCGGTGCCCGCTACAAGACCCAGGCGT
- a CDS encoding FecR domain-containing protein — MSSAGWTAGGLPGGAGDDHPVPPAVLEAAIGWQLRQGEGATSPADAQALAGWLAAHPDHARAWRQLGDIDQHLTRAAAGPRARAALLLPPRQRRPARVAGAVLGLALALACGVLVLDRYQPVGQLLADHRTATGERRTIVLPDQTVLHLNTRSAVDVAFSQDQRAIHLRAGEVAVETSHADPAEWRPFVVLTEDGSLRALGTRFTVRRWPQAHTAGIDEAQGPGAPATEVAVTQSAVAARPASCAAAASEPCAAERIVSAGQGARLEGGRVDPWAAPPDADAWKDGMLVVDNQPLGEVVAMLARHRVGHLGVDPRLAGLRVTGTLPLADSDQALLALTAAVPVDVVWTTRWWVTLKPRAAP, encoded by the coding sequence GTGAGCAGCGCGGGCTGGACAGCGGGCGGCTTGCCTGGCGGCGCAGGCGACGACCATCCCGTGCCGCCTGCCGTGCTGGAGGCCGCCATCGGCTGGCAGTTGCGCCAGGGCGAGGGCGCCACCTCGCCGGCAGACGCCCAAGCCCTGGCCGGCTGGCTGGCCGCACACCCTGACCATGCCCGCGCCTGGCGCCAACTGGGCGACATCGACCAGCACCTGACCCGCGCCGCCGCAGGTCCCCGAGCCCGCGCAGCGTTGCTGCTGCCACCGCGCCAGCGCCGTCCTGCCCGTGTGGCGGGCGCCGTGCTGGGCCTGGCATTGGCGCTAGCTTGCGGCGTGCTGGTGCTGGACCGCTACCAGCCCGTGGGCCAACTGCTGGCCGACCACCGCACTGCCACCGGCGAGCGCCGCACCATCGTGCTGCCCGACCAGACCGTGCTGCACCTGAACACCCGCAGCGCTGTGGATGTAGCGTTCAGCCAAGACCAGCGCGCCATCCACCTGCGCGCGGGCGAGGTGGCCGTGGAAACCAGCCATGCCGACCCGGCCGAGTGGCGCCCGTTCGTCGTGCTGACCGAGGACGGCAGCCTGCGCGCCCTGGGCACCCGCTTCACCGTGCGCCGCTGGCCACAGGCGCACACCGCTGGTATCGATGAAGCGCAGGGCCCTGGCGCGCCCGCCACCGAGGTCGCCGTCACCCAGTCCGCCGTCGCGGCCCGCCCGGCGAGCTGTGCGGCAGCAGCGTCCGAGCCGTGCGCTGCCGAGCGCATCGTGTCGGCCGGGCAGGGCGCGCGGCTGGAAGGCGGGCGGGTGGACCCGTGGGCGGCCCCGCCCGATGCCGACGCCTGGAAGGACGGCATGCTGGTGGTGGACAACCAACCTTTGGGCGAGGTGGTGGCCATGCTGGCGCGGCACCGGGTCGGCCACCTGGGTGTCGACCCCCGCCTGGCCGGTTTGCGCGTGACGGGCACGCTGCCCCTGGCGGACTCCGACCAGGCCCTGTTGGCGCTGACCGCGGCCGTGCCGGTCGATGTGGTCTGGACCACGCGCTGGTGGGTCACGCTCAAGCCGCGTGCTGCGCCCTGA
- a CDS encoding thymidylate synthase, protein MTEHARPVRSQYEDFMRHVFTHGVEKSDRTGTGTRSVFGHQMRFDLKEGFPLVTTKKVHLRSIIQELLWFLTGSSNNNWLKERGVTIWDEWAREDGDLGPVYGVQWRSWPTPDGGHIDQISDVVRTLKTNPDSRRIIVSAWNVAELGKMALMPCHAFFQFYVAPAQEPGGRGTLSCQLYQRSADIFLGVPFNIASYALLTHMVAQQCDLDVGDFIWTGGDCHIYSNHHEQVQTQLARTPYPYPVLNIKRRPGSIFDYQYEDFEVVDYQCHPAIKAPVAV, encoded by the coding sequence ATGACCGAACACGCCCGCCCCGTCCGCTCGCAATACGAAGACTTCATGCGCCACGTGTTCACCCACGGCGTGGAAAAATCCGACCGCACGGGAACCGGCACCCGCAGCGTTTTCGGCCACCAGATGCGTTTCGACCTGAAGGAAGGCTTTCCGCTCGTCACCACCAAGAAGGTGCACCTGCGGTCCATCATCCAGGAGCTGCTGTGGTTCCTCACGGGGTCGAGCAACAACAACTGGCTCAAGGAGCGCGGCGTCACCATCTGGGACGAATGGGCGCGCGAGGACGGCGACCTGGGGCCGGTGTACGGCGTGCAGTGGCGCAGTTGGCCCACCCCGGACGGCGGGCACATCGACCAGATCAGCGATGTGGTCAGGACGCTCAAGACCAACCCCGATTCGCGGCGCATCATCGTGAGCGCCTGGAACGTGGCCGAGCTCGGCAAGATGGCGCTCATGCCCTGCCACGCTTTCTTCCAGTTCTACGTGGCGCCAGCACAGGAGCCCGGCGGACGCGGCACGCTCTCCTGCCAGCTGTACCAGCGCAGTGCGGACATCTTCCTGGGCGTGCCGTTCAACATCGCGAGCTATGCCCTGCTCACCCACATGGTGGCGCAGCAGTGCGACCTGGATGTGGGTGATTTCATCTGGACGGGCGGCGACTGCCACATCTACAGCAACCACCACGAGCAAGTGCAAACGCAGCTGGCGCGCACACCCTATCCCTACCCGGTGCTGAACATCAAGCGCCGCCCCGGCAGCATCTTCGACTACCAGTACGAGGACTTCGAAGTGGTGGACTACCAGTGCCACCCGGCGATCAAGGCCCCCGTGGCCGTGTGA
- a CDS encoding DUF4337 domain-containing protein gives MSSGGFHVHGPHDHAVEHATHGHHDDATASHGNDGNGSSMNKIAMFTAIVATVGAIFSYMGGATQANAGLLKNDAAIKKTEASNQWNYFQSKSTKQSLAELARDLAPDDRKAGYQTKVERYETEKNEIKVAAEKLEADAHEFDRKSEAQMHQHHRWAQATTALQVAIALAAIALLTKKKWLEYGMYGVAAVGLGVGALAALHI, from the coding sequence ATGTCTTCCGGCGGATTTCACGTACACGGCCCCCACGACCACGCGGTGGAGCATGCCACCCACGGCCACCATGACGACGCCACGGCCAGCCACGGCAACGACGGCAATGGCTCGTCCATGAACAAAATCGCGATGTTCACCGCCATCGTGGCCACGGTGGGCGCGATCTTCTCGTACATGGGCGGCGCCACGCAGGCCAACGCCGGGCTGCTCAAGAACGACGCGGCCATCAAGAAGACCGAGGCCTCCAACCAGTGGAACTACTTCCAGTCCAAGAGCACCAAGCAATCCCTGGCCGAACTGGCCCGCGACCTGGCGCCCGATGACCGCAAGGCCGGCTACCAGACCAAGGTGGAGCGCTACGAAACCGAGAAGAACGAGATCAAGGTGGCCGCCGAGAAGCTCGAGGCCGATGCCCACGAATTCGACCGCAAGAGCGAAGCCCAGATGCACCAGCACCACCGCTGGGCCCAGGCCACCACGGCGCTGCAGGTGGCCATCGCGCTGGCCGCCATTGCGCTGCTCACCAAGAAAAAATGGCTGGAATACGGCATGTACGGCGTGGCCGCCGTGGGCCTGGGCGTGGGAGCCCTCGCCGCCTTGCACATCTGA
- a CDS encoding sigma-70 family RNA polymerase sigma factor has protein sequence MSAAHPLHALYSHHHGWLQSWLRRRLGCADDAADLAQDTFVRLLARPTAIAPDAMLEPRAYLTTVARGLLVDFWRRGELERAYLADLALQPEVLQPSPEERLAAVQMLHAVDTLLQGLTPKTRAAWLMNRLDGLTHAEIAEQLQVSVPRVRQYLANAMRHAYHLRFGGAA, from the coding sequence ATGTCTGCCGCTCACCCCCTGCACGCGCTCTACAGCCACCACCACGGATGGCTGCAGTCCTGGCTGCGCCGGCGGCTCGGTTGTGCCGACGATGCGGCCGACCTGGCGCAGGACACCTTCGTGCGCCTGCTCGCACGGCCCACCGCCATCGCCCCCGACGCGATGCTCGAGCCGCGCGCCTACCTGACCACGGTGGCACGCGGGCTGCTGGTGGACTTCTGGCGCCGGGGTGAACTGGAGCGCGCCTACCTGGCAGACCTGGCCCTGCAGCCCGAGGTGCTGCAGCCATCCCCCGAAGAGCGCCTGGCCGCCGTGCAGATGCTTCACGCGGTCGATACACTGCTGCAGGGCCTGACGCCCAAGACGCGCGCAGCGTGGCTCATGAACCGGCTCGACGGTCTCACGCACGCAGAGATCGCCGAGCAGCTGCAGGTGTCGGTGCCCCGCGTGCGCCAGTACCTGGCCAACGCCATGCGCCACGCCTACCACCTGCGTTTTGGCGGCGCGGCGTGA